The following proteins are encoded in a genomic region of Sorangiineae bacterium MSr12523:
- a CDS encoding HAD-IA family hydrolase, giving the protein MRPPTGKAILFDLLTALLDSWTAWNQAAGNEAAGRRWRARYLELTYACGPYRPYEELVREAGRDIGLNPGAADRLEFGWPDLQPWSGATEAVLALATSHPLGIVTNCSTRLGRLAAKCIPVDWQVIVTAEEAGYYKPHPRPYELALKQLGVSATHALFVAGSGYDLFGTTAVGLPTYWHNRVGLPLPHDAPAPDVEARDLTGLATWVNAHGAAQSVPR; this is encoded by the coding sequence GTGAGGCCCCCCACCGGCAAAGCCATCTTATTCGACTTATTGACGGCGCTGCTCGACTCATGGACAGCCTGGAATCAGGCCGCCGGCAACGAAGCCGCTGGCCGCCGATGGCGTGCACGCTACCTCGAGCTCACTTACGCCTGCGGTCCCTACCGTCCCTACGAGGAGCTGGTGCGAGAGGCGGGGAGAGATATCGGCCTCAACCCAGGAGCGGCCGATCGCCTGGAATTCGGCTGGCCCGACCTCCAACCCTGGAGTGGGGCGACGGAAGCTGTTCTTGCACTCGCGACGAGCCATCCCCTGGGCATCGTCACGAATTGCTCGACGCGATTGGGCCGGCTCGCCGCCAAGTGCATTCCCGTAGACTGGCAAGTTATCGTTACCGCCGAAGAAGCAGGTTACTACAAGCCGCACCCTCGCCCATACGAGCTCGCGCTGAAGCAGCTCGGTGTATCGGCGACGCACGCGCTCTTCGTTGCGGGATCTGGCTATGACCTATTCGGCACCACCGCCGTAGGTTTGCCAACCTATTGGCATAATAGGGTCGGTCTCCCGTTGCCGCACGACGCCCCTGCCCCCGACGTCGAGGCACGCGACCTCACGGGCCTCGCCACATGGGTGAATGCACACGGCGCAGCCCAATCGGTCCCGCGTTGA
- a CDS encoding alpha/beta hydrolase — MPFVAMRDGRGLYVRVVGQGTPVVLLPGLGMNSMLWLPFVLPFARRYRFILPDFRGFGRSSHLAIERDDVFESHAMDVHDVIAHFRLRNFLLGGISLGGTTALHMNHRAGLAGVRAYLHIEQSPCVGNREGWRHGLFGERQDACFDEFRVFAEILGRFPNARELADLPTVDRVRAAESFARIAAWTFGTPRMEAPLRRFFLLPSWVASQFPLSLRDARTYIAAYLAGGHDYRPSLKNLAMPVTLMIGMKSTPYPYAGQMAIAEAAPNVRVVRFERSGHLPLFEQPRKFVRELGRFLAEGSRAPSRVTNGRL, encoded by the coding sequence ATGCCTTTTGTTGCAATGCGGGACGGGCGGGGCCTCTATGTGCGGGTCGTGGGGCAGGGGACCCCCGTGGTCCTGTTGCCCGGTCTGGGCATGAACAGCATGCTCTGGCTGCCGTTCGTGCTGCCTTTTGCGCGTCGGTATCGCTTCATCCTGCCCGATTTTCGTGGATTTGGCCGCTCGTCGCACCTGGCGATCGAGCGCGATGACGTGTTCGAGAGCCACGCCATGGACGTGCACGACGTCATCGCGCACTTCCGCTTGCGCAATTTCCTCCTAGGCGGGATTTCGCTGGGCGGCACCACCGCCTTGCACATGAACCATCGCGCGGGACTGGCCGGTGTTCGGGCGTACCTCCACATCGAACAATCGCCCTGCGTTGGCAATCGCGAGGGATGGCGGCATGGCCTCTTCGGCGAAAGGCAGGACGCGTGCTTCGACGAGTTTCGCGTCTTTGCCGAGATTTTGGGCCGGTTCCCCAACGCGCGAGAGCTCGCCGATTTGCCCACCGTGGACCGGGTGCGCGCGGCCGAGTCCTTTGCCAGGATCGCGGCGTGGACCTTCGGGACACCTCGCATGGAGGCGCCCCTCCGGCGGTTCTTTTTGCTCCCTTCCTGGGTTGCGAGTCAGTTTCCCCTCTCGCTGCGCGATGCGCGCACGTACATCGCCGCGTACCTCGCAGGAGGGCATGATTACCGGCCATCGTTGAAGAACCTCGCAATGCCCGTCACGCTCATGATTGGCATGAAATCGACGCCGTATCCGTACGCGGGGCAGATGGCCATCGCGGAGGCGGCGCCGAATGTCCGTGTGGTGCGATTCGAACGATCGGGGCACCTGCCGCTTTTTGAGCAACCCAGGAAGTTCGTGCGCGAGCTTGGCCGCTTTCTTGCCGAGGGCTCGCGCGCCCCGTCGCGAGTTACGAATGGACGACTTTGA
- a CDS encoding M12 family metallopeptidase yields MRFLDGTENQRAIAREQALWWTRHANLKFEFGNAPDAEIRISFDPSDGAWSWVGTDCKKIPQNEVTMNLGFLDGGTAAHEFGHAIGLGHEHQNPAGGIEWNEDVVIRELGGPPNNWTPEQVHFNVLQKYATDQIRGTQFDPDSIMLYFFPASWTKNGVGTKANETLSALDKSFIASAAAYPPSAAQSVELHVNGAAKSASIGAPGEEDVYQFTAKTKGRYIIETGGPTDLVMKLFGPNSQTALIAEDDDSGVGFNARIIATLAPGRYFVQVRHFNEVGGTGSYSVKVVHS; encoded by the coding sequence GTGCGCTTCCTGGACGGAACGGAAAACCAGCGGGCGATTGCGCGCGAACAAGCACTGTGGTGGACGCGCCACGCCAATCTCAAGTTCGAGTTTGGCAACGCTCCAGATGCCGAAATTCGCATTTCGTTCGATCCGAGCGACGGCGCGTGGTCCTGGGTTGGCACGGACTGCAAGAAAATCCCGCAAAACGAAGTGACGATGAACCTCGGATTCCTCGATGGGGGCACCGCGGCACACGAATTCGGCCACGCCATCGGCTTGGGGCACGAGCACCAGAACCCGGCCGGCGGAATCGAGTGGAACGAAGACGTGGTCATCCGCGAACTCGGCGGTCCGCCGAACAACTGGACTCCAGAACAGGTGCACTTCAACGTTCTCCAGAAGTATGCCACTGACCAAATCCGGGGGACGCAGTTCGACCCCGATTCGATCATGCTTTACTTCTTTCCCGCGAGTTGGACCAAGAACGGAGTCGGCACCAAGGCCAACGAGACGCTATCGGCCTTGGACAAGTCGTTCATCGCAAGTGCCGCGGCATACCCTCCTAGCGCCGCGCAAAGCGTCGAGCTCCATGTCAACGGCGCAGCCAAGTCGGCCTCCATCGGTGCGCCTGGCGAAGAGGACGTCTATCAATTCACGGCAAAGACGAAGGGGCGCTACATCATCGAGACGGGAGGGCCGACCGACTTGGTGATGAAGCTTTTCGGACCAAATAGCCAAACCGCGCTCATCGCCGAAGATGACGACAGCGGCGTCGGATTCAACGCTCGGATCATCGCCACCCTCGCGCCGGGTCGCTACTTCGTGCAGGTTCGCCACTTCAACGAAGTTGGCGGAACGGGCTCTTACTCGGTCAAAGTCGTCCATTCGTAA
- a CDS encoding PAS domain-containing protein, with protein MKKKANKLLLDTLQNIAEGLAETFAPFCEVVVHDLRNPGNAIHGIYNNLSGRGIGEPATELGLARIRDPGFPARFSNYANTFSDGRKVKSTSIGIKDDSGAYVAALCINVDLTLFQSFQSAISQFTRIDDGRIHEHLDRTPAERIHARIDEFAASRATTVRSLSAMDRKQLVQELKKEGLLEVRRGANIAAAHMGVSRATIYGDAK; from the coding sequence ATGAAGAAAAAGGCGAATAAGCTGCTGTTGGACACACTGCAAAATATCGCCGAGGGGTTAGCCGAGACGTTCGCCCCATTCTGCGAGGTGGTTGTTCACGATCTGCGCAACCCAGGAAACGCGATTCACGGAATTTACAACAATCTGAGCGGTCGCGGCATAGGAGAGCCAGCTACCGAGCTGGGCTTGGCGCGCATTCGCGATCCGGGGTTTCCCGCGCGCTTCTCCAACTACGCGAACACGTTCTCGGATGGCCGAAAGGTGAAGAGCACATCAATCGGTATCAAGGACGATAGCGGCGCGTATGTCGCCGCCCTATGCATCAACGTCGACCTGACACTTTTTCAAAGCTTTCAGAGCGCGATTTCGCAGTTTACGCGAATCGATGACGGCCGAATCCACGAACACCTGGATCGAACCCCGGCGGAACGTATTCATGCAAGGATCGACGAATTTGCGGCATCGAGAGCAACTACGGTGCGCTCGCTGAGCGCAATGGACAGAAAACAGCTTGTACAAGAACTAAAAAAGGAAGGCCTTCTGGAGGTTCGTCGAGGCGCCAACATCGCGGCTGCACACATGGGAGTCTCCCGCGCCACCATCTATGGCGACGCCAAGTGA